DNA sequence from the Pseudomonas tritici genome:
CTGTGCGCCATTCGGCGCGGACGTGTATTCGCGCTATAAGGCTTGGTGCGACAGTTATTTTCATATCAAGCACCGCAACGAACCGCGTGGCATTGGCGGCCTGTTCTTCGATGACTTGAACGAGTGGGACTTCGACACCTGCTTCGCCTTCATCCGCGCCATCGGCGACGCTTTTATCGACGCCTACCTGCCGATCGTGCAACGGCGCAAGGCCATCGCGTACACCGAGCAACAGCGCGAATTCCAGGAATTCCGTCGCGGCCGCTACGTTGAATTCAACCTGGTCTACGACCGTGGCACCCTGTTCGGCCTGCAATCGGGCGGGCGCACTGAGTCGATCCTGATGTCGCTGCCGCCGCAAGTGCGCTGGAGCTATGACTGGAAGGCTGAGGCTGGCAGCGAAGAAGCGCGCCTTACCGATTACTTCCTGCAAGACCGCGATTGGCTGGGCATCGCTGCGCCCAAGGCGGCGGTCTGATGGATCGTTATGTGGTATTTGGCAACCCCATCGGCCACAGCAAGTCGCCGCTGATCCACCGCATGTTCGCCGAGCAGACGGGCGAGCAACTGGACTACAGCACCTTGCTTGCGCCGCTTGCGGATTTCACCGGCTGCGCCCGTGAGTTTTTCCTACAAGGCCGTGGCGCCAATGTGACTGTGCCGTTCAAGGAAGACGCCTACCGCCTGGCCAACACCCTCACCGAGCGCGCCCAACGCGCTGGCGCGGTGAACACGTTGAGTAAACTCGCCGAGGGCACCTTGCTCGGCGACAACACCGACGGTGCTGGCCTGGTGCGCGACCTCAAGGTCAACGCCGGGTTGACGTTGCAAGGCAAACGCATCCTGCTGCTGGGCGCCGGTGGGGCGGTGCGCGGCGCGCTGGAGCCGTTACTGGCCGAGCAGCCGGCTTCGCTGATCATCGCCAACCGCACGGTGGAAAAGGCGGAGTTGCTTGCCGAGTTGTTTGCCGATCTGGGCCCGGTGTCTGCCAGTGGGTTCGACTGGCTGCGTGAGCCGGTGGACGTGATCATCAACGCTACGTCGGCCAGCCTGTCAGGCGATGTACCGCCGATTGCTGGCAGCCTGATCGAGCCGGGTAAGACCTTTTGCTACGACATGATGTATGCCAAGGAACCTACCCCGTTCTGCCGCTGGGCGACTGAACAAGGCGCAGCCGTGGCAATGGATGGGTTGGGCATGTTGGTGGAGCAAGCGGCCGAAGCTTTCTACCTGTGGCGCGGTGTGCGCCCGGAGTCGGCGCCGGTGTTGGCTGAGCTGCGCCGGCAGTTGGCTGCCAACTGATTTCACGCCCATGAAGATCTAATGTGGGAGCTGGCTGGCCTGCGATGGCGGTCCAGCAGATACAGATGTAATGGCTGATCCACCGCTATCGCAGGCAAGCCAGCTCCCACAGTTTTAACTGCGTTCAGTCTTCGAAATGGAGGGGGCAGTTTGCCGGTCCTTCGAGCTTCTTCAGTTCTTCCACCACCTGCGGCCTGGCCCGGCGCAATGTCAAACTTCGCCCCAACCCCTTCAACCTCCGCGCTTCCTGGTGCAGCATCTCCACCCCCGAATAATCGATAAAGTTGATCTGCTGCGCCTCAATCACCACCCGCTCGCCCTGCAAACTTTGCAGGCGTACCTGCAGATAATGGCTGGCGCCAAAAAAGATCGAGCCGCCCACCCGCAGCACATCTTCATCCCCGTCTCGCCATTGCTGAACCCGAGGTTGCGACGTGCGTTTGAGATAGAAAAACAGCGACGCCAATACCCCGGCGTAAATCGCCGTTTGCAGCTCCAGCAACAAGGTCGCCACGCACGTCAGACTCATCACCACAAACTCAGCGCGACTGACGCGGAACAACGCGCGAATGCCGCGATGGTCCACCAAACCCCAGCAAATCAGCAGGATGCTCGCGGCCATGCTCGGGATTGGAATGTGCGCGATCAGCGCCGCACCCAACAACGCGAACAACGCCACCCACAGCGCCGAAAACACGCCGGCCAACGGCGAGCAGGCGCCCGCCTCATAGCTGAGGCCCGAGCGGGTAAAGGAGCCGGCCGACAGATAGCCGGAGAAAAATCCGCCAACGATATTGGATAAACCCTGCGCACGGACTTCCTGGTTGGCATCAAGCAATTGCTGTGAACGCGCCGACAGCGAGCGGGCAATCGACAGGCTGGTCACCAGCCCCAACATGCCCACCGCCACGGCGCTGGGCAGCAGGCGCAGGATCATGTCCAGGTCCATCGGCAACGGGCTGAACGGTGGCAGTTTGCCGATAAACGAACTGACCCGTGCCACATGTCCGAACAGGGCTGGCCACAGCCACGCCGCCAGGCTGCCGAGTGCCAGGGCGATCAACAGCGTCGGCCAGCGGGGCACCAGGTATTTGAGCAGTGCGCCGACCAACAAAGTGCCCAGGCCAAGGGTGAGAGAGGCGTGGTCCCATTCTCCACCGTGATCCACAAGCGCCAGTAAACTCTTGATTGCCGTGGCCTGGCTCGGCAAATCCAGGCCCAGCAGGTTGGGCAACTGCCCCAGTGCGATCACGACCGCAGCACCCAGGGTGAAACCCAGCACCACCGAATGGGAGACGAAATTCACCAAAGTGCCAAAGCGCAGCATGCCGAGTAACCACTGAAACACCCCGGCAAGGAATGTCAGCAGCAGGATCAGCGTGATGTAGTCCTGTGACCCCGGCACGGCCAACGGACTGACGCTGGCGTAGAGCACAATGGAGATCGCCGCCGTGGGGCCGCAGATCAGGTGCCAGGATGAGCCCCAGAGGCAGGCGATCAATACTGGGATGATCGCGGCATACAGTCCGTACTCGGGTGGGAGACCCGCGATCAGCGCGTAGGCAATCGACTGCGGCAGCGCGAGCACGGCGCCGCTGAGACCGACGATTGCATCGCGTCCGACGCTGGCGCGGGTTTGGCGCGGGAGCCAGGCGAGGAAGGGGAAAAGTGTGTGGCGGTTGGGCCGGGGCATCGAAGGCTCGGGTAGAAAAGGTTTGGCTCAGGGTATCAGTACACACCGGATCTTGTGGAAGCTGGCAAGCCAGCTTCCACAAGGGATTGGTGTTGGGCTTTAGAGTTTGGCTTTTACCGCCGCCAACGCGTCCTTGCCATCCAGGGTTTTTACGCCGTCCAGCCATTTATCCAGCACCGCCGGATTCGCCCTGATCCACGCTTTCGCCGCATCCGCATTGCTGACCTTGTTGTTGGCCACCTCAGCCATGATGCTGTTCTCCATCTCCTGGGTAAAACTCAGGTTGGTCAGCAATTTGCCTACGTTCGGACAGGCCTGTGCGTAACCTTTGCGGGTCAGGGTGTACACGCTGCCGGTGTCGCCAAAGTATTTCTCGCCTCCTTTGAGGTAGTGCATTTTCAACTGCACGTTCATCGGGTGTGGCGTCCAGCCAAGGAAGGTGACGAATTTCTGTTTCTTAACGGCCCGCGACACTTCGGCAAGCATCGCCTGTTCGCTGGACTCCACCAGCTTCCATTGGCCGAGGTCGAAGTCGTTCTTCTTGATGATCTCCTGCAGCGAGATATTCGCCGGCGCACCGGAGCCGATGCCATAGATTTTCTTGTCGAACTTGTCCGCAAACGTGTTCAGGTCGGCAAAGTCATGCACCCCGGCGTCCCATACGTAGTCGGGCACGGCGAGGGTGAACTCGGTGCCGTCGAGGTTTTTCGCCAGTTGCACCACATCGCCATTGGCCACGAATTTGTCGTAAAAGCCCTGCTGCGCCGGCATCCAATTGCCCAGGAACACATCCACCTGGCCGTCCTTGAGCCCACCAAAAGTGATTGGCACCGCGAGGGTGTCGACCTTGGCCTTATAGCCCATGCCCGTCAGCAAAAAACCGGTGATGGCATTGGTGGCGGCGATATCGCTCCAGCCCGGATCAGCCATCTTCACGGTCTCGCAACTGGCGTCCGCGTACACATTGGCGCTACTCAACACCCACATACCCAGCACTACAGTCAACTTTTGCATGGCCTTCCCTCAGTCTATTTATTGGTTTTGGCAGGGTTGTGGATAACGTGCCTTGCGCTCCAGGTCGTCGAGGTCGATGTGGTTGCGCATGTACTGCTGACTGGCGTCTACCCATGGCTGGTGATCCCAGCTCTTCAGCTTGCCTTGGGTCAGTGCTTCAAACACCAGGCGGCGGCGGCGTTGGCTGGCGAGCACCTGTTGGTGGATCGTCGGGATGTCCCATTTGGCCCGCGCCTCACTCAAAAACGCCTCGAACAGTGGCCGGTGTTCCGGTGACTGGCTGAGGTTCTCCCGCTCGTGCGGGTCGTTGTGTACATCGAACAGTAGACAAGGGTCGTCTTCGCTGTAGATGAATTTGTAGGCACCCCGGCGAATCATCATCAGCGGGCTGATAGTGCCTTCGGCCATGTATTCGCCAAACACTTCGTCGTGCCCGCCCTGCCCTTGCAAGTGCGGGACCAGCGAGCGGCCGTCCAGCGGCAG
Encoded proteins:
- the hemF gene encoding oxygen-dependent coproporphyrinogen oxidase — protein: MTTRTEAVKAYLLDLQDRICSALETFETDTRFIEDAWTRPAGGGGRTRVIANGSVIEKGGVNFSHVFGSGLPPSASAHRPELAGRGFEALGVSLVIHPHNPHVPTSHANVRFFIAEKEGEEPVWWFGGGFDLTPYYGNEEDCIHWHRVAEQACAPFGADVYSRYKAWCDSYFHIKHRNEPRGIGGLFFDDLNEWDFDTCFAFIRAIGDAFIDAYLPIVQRRKAIAYTEQQREFQEFRRGRYVEFNLVYDRGTLFGLQSGGRTESILMSLPPQVRWSYDWKAEAGSEEARLTDYFLQDRDWLGIAAPKAAV
- the aroE gene encoding shikimate dehydrogenase, with the protein product MDRYVVFGNPIGHSKSPLIHRMFAEQTGEQLDYSTLLAPLADFTGCAREFFLQGRGANVTVPFKEDAYRLANTLTERAQRAGAVNTLSKLAEGTLLGDNTDGAGLVRDLKVNAGLTLQGKRILLLGAGGAVRGALEPLLAEQPASLIIANRTVEKAELLAELFADLGPVSASGFDWLREPVDVIINATSASLSGDVPPIAGSLIEPGKTFCYDMMYAKEPTPFCRWATEQGAAVAMDGLGMLVEQAAEAFYLWRGVRPESAPVLAELRRQLAAN
- a CDS encoding SulP family inorganic anion transporter, giving the protein MPRPNRHTLFPFLAWLPRQTRASVGRDAIVGLSGAVLALPQSIAYALIAGLPPEYGLYAAIIPVLIACLWGSSWHLICGPTAAISIVLYASVSPLAVPGSQDYITLILLLTFLAGVFQWLLGMLRFGTLVNFVSHSVVLGFTLGAAVVIALGQLPNLLGLDLPSQATAIKSLLALVDHGGEWDHASLTLGLGTLLVGALLKYLVPRWPTLLIALALGSLAAWLWPALFGHVARVSSFIGKLPPFSPLPMDLDMILRLLPSAVAVGMLGLVTSLSIARSLSARSQQLLDANQEVRAQGLSNIVGGFFSGYLSAGSFTRSGLSYEAGACSPLAGVFSALWVALFALLGAALIAHIPIPSMAASILLICWGLVDHRGIRALFRVSRAEFVVMSLTCVATLLLELQTAIYAGVLASLFFYLKRTSQPRVQQWRDGDEDVLRVGGSIFFGASHYLQVRLQSLQGERVVIEAQQINFIDYSGVEMLHQEARRLKGLGRSLTLRRARPQVVEELKKLEGPANCPLHFED
- the choX gene encoding choline ABC transporter substrate-binding protein, with amino-acid sequence MQKLTVVLGMWVLSSANVYADASCETVKMADPGWSDIAATNAITGFLLTGMGYKAKVDTLAVPITFGGLKDGQVDVFLGNWMPAQQGFYDKFVANGDVVQLAKNLDGTEFTLAVPDYVWDAGVHDFADLNTFADKFDKKIYGIGSGAPANISLQEIIKKNDFDLGQWKLVESSEQAMLAEVSRAVKKQKFVTFLGWTPHPMNVQLKMHYLKGGEKYFGDTGSVYTLTRKGYAQACPNVGKLLTNLSFTQEMENSIMAEVANNKVSNADAAKAWIRANPAVLDKWLDGVKTLDGKDALAAVKAKL